One Paroedura picta isolate Pp20150507F chromosome 3, Ppicta_v3.0, whole genome shotgun sequence genomic window carries:
- the PTPDC1 gene encoding protein tyrosine phosphatase domain-containing protein 1 isoform X2 gives MSTAMAAGVLLQNELPYCSLIKSSAYLSTMSTGIFRRPTAKYSKVGEHLRHVIPGYMQCSMSCGGRGCKYENPNRWSEEEQAVKGLYSSWVTDNILAMSRPSTEIIQKYDIIEQFQRCDIKTVINLQRPGEHASCGYPLEQDSGFTYRPEVFMEAGIYFYNFGWKDYGVASFTTILDMVKVMTFALQEGRVAIHCHAGLGRTGVLIACYLVFATRMTADQAIVYVRTKRPDSVQTRGQLMCVREFSQFLIPLRNVFASCEPKAHAVTLSQYLIRQRHLLHGYESRHLKYVPKLIHLVCKLLLDLAENRQMIEEEVVDLPDLSAEIEEAVSQLDNTDLDEELIRHNSNTSQPFFHSGSTALHLGSREHDFLWKKRNVDNLQPLSHTKRRMSYSDSDLRRAVYVSEHGETVWSVPVQVSLCNKINQKNEEDSKTLQSEINKEMLVRNTLTFWSQGKFNLDGKGGSSPLCNRKRRSKGVRRSRTFSSGLRCDREEEDEEDDEELQALNYNIRRKSSIFGRRTLSSEDSDSSKAELDSRDFRELCESIPHIVVQSELTLEGRRILTAKALADLNEFMGKEVVNSKVEKWQKELNSQLGAWERICAERDPFILCSLMWSWIEQLKEPIVTKDDIDLLAKNCIDSQEGLKMLEKGKYHTVLCILKCVVNLRTIPKDLEELLLDRAIKAFTKMNSDSEGGPYVYNTLKKVFKQILEHQRQNCPEEAGKSV, from the exons GCACTGCAATGGCTGCAGGAGTTTTGTTGCAAAATGAACTACCTTATTGTTCTCTGATAAAGAGCAGTGCATATCTTTCAACAATGAGTACAG GAATATTTAGGCGTCCAACTGCAAAATACAGTAAAGTTGGAGAACACCTTCGCCATGTAATTCCAGGTTATATGCAGTGCTCCATGTCATGTGGTGGCCGTGGTTGCAAATATGAAAATCCAAACAGGTGGAGTGAGGAGGAACAGGCTGTTAAAGGTCTTTACTCATCCTG GGTAACAGATAATATATTAGCCATGTCTCGACCCTCGACAGAAATTATTCAGAAGTATGATATCATTGAGCAGTTCCAAAG ATGTgacataaaaacagtaattaaccTTCAGCGTCCTGGGGAACATGCTAGCTGCGGGTATCCACTGGAACAAGACAGTGGTTTCACTTACCGTCCTGAAGTTTTCATGGAGGCGGGAA TTTATTTTTATAACTTTGGATGGAAGGATTATGGTGTGGCTTCTTTCACTACTATCCTCGATATGGTAAAAGTGATGACTTTTGCCTTACAGGAAGGAAGGGTAGCTATTCATTGCCATGCTGGACTTGGCCGAACAG GTGTTTTAATAGCTTGTTACTTGGTTTTTGCAACCAGAATGACCGCAGATCAAGCAATTGTTTATGTTAGGACAAAGAGGCCTGATTCAGTTCAAACTAGAGGGCAGCTGATGTGTGTAAGGGAGTTCTCACAGTTTTTGATTCCACTAAGGAACGTTTTTGCTTCTTGTGAGCCCAAAGCCCATGCCGTTACTCTTTCCCAGTACCTGATCCGACAGCGACATTTGCTTCATGGTTATGAGAGCAGACACCTCAAGTATGTGCCAAAACTTATTCATTTGGTTTGCAAACTGTTACTGGATTTGGCTGAAAACCGGCAAATGATAGAGGAGGAAGTAGTCGATTTACCAGATTTGTCAGCTGAAATTGAAGAGGCTGTTTCCCAGTTAGATAACACAGACCTTGATGAAGAGTTAATAAGGCACAACAGTAACACCTCACAGCCATTCTTCCACTCAGGATCAACTGCCCTTCATTTAGGCAGTCGTGAACATGATTTTCTTTGGAagaagaggaatgttgacaaCCTTCAGCCTCTTAGTCATACCAAACGGCGCATGAGCTACAGTGACTCAGATTTAAGGAGAGCTGTATATGTCTCTGAGCATGGAGAGACCGTGTGGTCAGTGCCCGTGCAAGTGTCACTCTGCAACAAAATAAACCAAAAGAATGAAGAGGATAGTAAAACTCTCCAGTCAGAGATAAACAAAGAAATGTTAGTTCGAAATACATTAACTTTCTGGAGTCAAGGTAAATTTAATTTAGATGGGAAAGGAGGTAGTTCTCCACTTTGCAATAGAAAGAGACGTTCTAAAGGAGTAAGGCGCAGTAGAACATTTTCTTCAGGACTTAGATGTGATCgagaggaagaagatgaggaagaTGATGAAGAGCTACAAGCACTGAATTACAACATTCGCAGAAAATCTAGTATTTTTGGTAGGAGAACATTGTCTTCTGAGGATTCAGATTCTTCCAAAGCAGAGCTTGACAGCCGCGACTTTAGAGAACTCTGTGAATCAATCCCCCATATTGTTGTGCAGTCAGAATTAACTCTGGAGGGCCGAAGAATTTTAACAGCTAAAGCCCTTGCAGATCTAAATGAATTTATGGGGAAAGAAGTGGTGAATAGCAAGGTGGAAAAGTGGCAG AAAGAATTAAATTCTCAACTTGGAGCTTGGGAGAGGATATGTGCTGAGAGAGACCCTTTTATCCTCTGTAGTCTGATGTGGTCCTGGATAGAACAACTGAAAGAGCCCATCGTAACTAAAGATGATATTGATCTACTTGCTAAAAATTGCATAGACTCTCAAGAAGGACTTAAAATGCTAGAAAAA GGAAAATATCATACTgtgttatgtattttaaaatgtgtagtGAATTTACGGACAATACCAAAAGACTTGGAAGAACTTCTTCTTGACCGTGCCATCAAAGCATTCACAAAG ATGAATTCTGATTCTGAGGGTGGCCCGTATGTTTACAACACTCTAAAGAAGGTTTTCAAACAGATACTGGAACACCAAAGACAAAACTGCCCAGAAGAAGCAGGAAAGTCTGTCTGA
- the PTPDC1 gene encoding protein tyrosine phosphatase domain-containing protein 1 isoform X3, whose amino-acid sequence MAAGVLLQNELPYCSLIKSSAYLSTMSTGIFRRPTAKYSKVGEHLRHVIPGYMQCSMSCGGRGCKYENPNRWSEEEQAVKGLYSSWVTDNILAMSRPSTEIIQKYDIIEQFQRCDIKTVINLQRPGEHASCGYPLEQDSGFTYRPEVFMEAGIYFYNFGWKDYGVASFTTILDMVKVMTFALQEGRVAIHCHAGLGRTGVLIACYLVFATRMTADQAIVYVRTKRPDSVQTRGQLMCVREFSQFLIPLRNVFASCEPKAHAVTLSQYLIRQRHLLHGYESRHLKYVPKLIHLVCKLLLDLAENRQMIEEEVVDLPDLSAEIEEAVSQLDNTDLDEELIRHNSNTSQPFFHSGSTALHLGSREHDFLWKKRNVDNLQPLSHTKRRMSYSDSDLRRAVYVSEHGETVWSVPVQVSLCNKINQKNEEDSKTLQSEINKEMLVRNTLTFWSQGKFNLDGKGGSSPLCNRKRRSKGVRRSRTFSSGLRCDREEEDEEDDEELQALNYNIRRKSSIFGRRTLSSEDSDSSKAELDSRDFRELCESIPHIVVQSELTLEGRRILTAKALADLNEFMGKEVVNSKVEKWQKELNSQLGAWERICAERDPFILCSLMWSWIEQLKEPIVTKDDIDLLAKNCIDSQEGLKMLEKGKYHTVLCILKCVVNLRTIPKDLEELLLDRAIKAFTKMNSDSEGGPYVYNTLKKVFKQILEHQRQNCPEEAGKSV is encoded by the exons ATGGCTGCAGGAGTTTTGTTGCAAAATGAACTACCTTATTGTTCTCTGATAAAGAGCAGTGCATATCTTTCAACAATGAGTACAG GAATATTTAGGCGTCCAACTGCAAAATACAGTAAAGTTGGAGAACACCTTCGCCATGTAATTCCAGGTTATATGCAGTGCTCCATGTCATGTGGTGGCCGTGGTTGCAAATATGAAAATCCAAACAGGTGGAGTGAGGAGGAACAGGCTGTTAAAGGTCTTTACTCATCCTG GGTAACAGATAATATATTAGCCATGTCTCGACCCTCGACAGAAATTATTCAGAAGTATGATATCATTGAGCAGTTCCAAAG ATGTgacataaaaacagtaattaaccTTCAGCGTCCTGGGGAACATGCTAGCTGCGGGTATCCACTGGAACAAGACAGTGGTTTCACTTACCGTCCTGAAGTTTTCATGGAGGCGGGAA TTTATTTTTATAACTTTGGATGGAAGGATTATGGTGTGGCTTCTTTCACTACTATCCTCGATATGGTAAAAGTGATGACTTTTGCCTTACAGGAAGGAAGGGTAGCTATTCATTGCCATGCTGGACTTGGCCGAACAG GTGTTTTAATAGCTTGTTACTTGGTTTTTGCAACCAGAATGACCGCAGATCAAGCAATTGTTTATGTTAGGACAAAGAGGCCTGATTCAGTTCAAACTAGAGGGCAGCTGATGTGTGTAAGGGAGTTCTCACAGTTTTTGATTCCACTAAGGAACGTTTTTGCTTCTTGTGAGCCCAAAGCCCATGCCGTTACTCTTTCCCAGTACCTGATCCGACAGCGACATTTGCTTCATGGTTATGAGAGCAGACACCTCAAGTATGTGCCAAAACTTATTCATTTGGTTTGCAAACTGTTACTGGATTTGGCTGAAAACCGGCAAATGATAGAGGAGGAAGTAGTCGATTTACCAGATTTGTCAGCTGAAATTGAAGAGGCTGTTTCCCAGTTAGATAACACAGACCTTGATGAAGAGTTAATAAGGCACAACAGTAACACCTCACAGCCATTCTTCCACTCAGGATCAACTGCCCTTCATTTAGGCAGTCGTGAACATGATTTTCTTTGGAagaagaggaatgttgacaaCCTTCAGCCTCTTAGTCATACCAAACGGCGCATGAGCTACAGTGACTCAGATTTAAGGAGAGCTGTATATGTCTCTGAGCATGGAGAGACCGTGTGGTCAGTGCCCGTGCAAGTGTCACTCTGCAACAAAATAAACCAAAAGAATGAAGAGGATAGTAAAACTCTCCAGTCAGAGATAAACAAAGAAATGTTAGTTCGAAATACATTAACTTTCTGGAGTCAAGGTAAATTTAATTTAGATGGGAAAGGAGGTAGTTCTCCACTTTGCAATAGAAAGAGACGTTCTAAAGGAGTAAGGCGCAGTAGAACATTTTCTTCAGGACTTAGATGTGATCgagaggaagaagatgaggaagaTGATGAAGAGCTACAAGCACTGAATTACAACATTCGCAGAAAATCTAGTATTTTTGGTAGGAGAACATTGTCTTCTGAGGATTCAGATTCTTCCAAAGCAGAGCTTGACAGCCGCGACTTTAGAGAACTCTGTGAATCAATCCCCCATATTGTTGTGCAGTCAGAATTAACTCTGGAGGGCCGAAGAATTTTAACAGCTAAAGCCCTTGCAGATCTAAATGAATTTATGGGGAAAGAAGTGGTGAATAGCAAGGTGGAAAAGTGGCAG AAAGAATTAAATTCTCAACTTGGAGCTTGGGAGAGGATATGTGCTGAGAGAGACCCTTTTATCCTCTGTAGTCTGATGTGGTCCTGGATAGAACAACTGAAAGAGCCCATCGTAACTAAAGATGATATTGATCTACTTGCTAAAAATTGCATAGACTCTCAAGAAGGACTTAAAATGCTAGAAAAA GGAAAATATCATACTgtgttatgtattttaaaatgtgtagtGAATTTACGGACAATACCAAAAGACTTGGAAGAACTTCTTCTTGACCGTGCCATCAAAGCATTCACAAAG ATGAATTCTGATTCTGAGGGTGGCCCGTATGTTTACAACACTCTAAAGAAGGTTTTCAAACAGATACTGGAACACCAAAGACAAAACTGCCCAGAAGAAGCAGGAAAGTCTGTCTGA
- the PTPDC1 gene encoding protein tyrosine phosphatase domain-containing protein 1 isoform X1, with amino-acid sequence MQSSPRKRLTVNIFSNLFQGRRHSSSDPLLRTFHRRRSSVVEVLSTSTHRVMVAISSVNPEELNAAFLEKRRIFRRPTAKYSKVGEHLRHVIPGYMQCSMSCGGRGCKYENPNRWSEEEQAVKGLYSSWVTDNILAMSRPSTEIIQKYDIIEQFQRCDIKTVINLQRPGEHASCGYPLEQDSGFTYRPEVFMEAGIYFYNFGWKDYGVASFTTILDMVKVMTFALQEGRVAIHCHAGLGRTGVLIACYLVFATRMTADQAIVYVRTKRPDSVQTRGQLMCVREFSQFLIPLRNVFASCEPKAHAVTLSQYLIRQRHLLHGYESRHLKYVPKLIHLVCKLLLDLAENRQMIEEEVVDLPDLSAEIEEAVSQLDNTDLDEELIRHNSNTSQPFFHSGSTALHLGSREHDFLWKKRNVDNLQPLSHTKRRMSYSDSDLRRAVYVSEHGETVWSVPVQVSLCNKINQKNEEDSKTLQSEINKEMLVRNTLTFWSQGKFNLDGKGGSSPLCNRKRRSKGVRRSRTFSSGLRCDREEEDEEDDEELQALNYNIRRKSSIFGRRTLSSEDSDSSKAELDSRDFRELCESIPHIVVQSELTLEGRRILTAKALADLNEFMGKEVVNSKVEKWQKELNSQLGAWERICAERDPFILCSLMWSWIEQLKEPIVTKDDIDLLAKNCIDSQEGLKMLEKGKYHTVLCILKCVVNLRTIPKDLEELLLDRAIKAFTKMNSDSEGGPYVYNTLKKVFKQILEHQRQNCPEEAGKSV; translated from the exons ATGCAAAGTTCACCTAGGAAGCGTTTGACAGTGAATATTTTTAGCAACCTTTTTCAAGGCCGGAGACATTCTTCTTCTGATCCTCTTCTTCGCACATTCCACAGGCGACGAAGTTCAGTTGTAGAGGTTCTCTCAACTTCTACCCATAGGGTTATGGTAGCCATTTCCTCTGTAAACCCTGAGGAGCTAAATGCTGCTTTCCTTGAGAAAAGAA GAATATTTAGGCGTCCAACTGCAAAATACAGTAAAGTTGGAGAACACCTTCGCCATGTAATTCCAGGTTATATGCAGTGCTCCATGTCATGTGGTGGCCGTGGTTGCAAATATGAAAATCCAAACAGGTGGAGTGAGGAGGAACAGGCTGTTAAAGGTCTTTACTCATCCTG GGTAACAGATAATATATTAGCCATGTCTCGACCCTCGACAGAAATTATTCAGAAGTATGATATCATTGAGCAGTTCCAAAG ATGTgacataaaaacagtaattaaccTTCAGCGTCCTGGGGAACATGCTAGCTGCGGGTATCCACTGGAACAAGACAGTGGTTTCACTTACCGTCCTGAAGTTTTCATGGAGGCGGGAA TTTATTTTTATAACTTTGGATGGAAGGATTATGGTGTGGCTTCTTTCACTACTATCCTCGATATGGTAAAAGTGATGACTTTTGCCTTACAGGAAGGAAGGGTAGCTATTCATTGCCATGCTGGACTTGGCCGAACAG GTGTTTTAATAGCTTGTTACTTGGTTTTTGCAACCAGAATGACCGCAGATCAAGCAATTGTTTATGTTAGGACAAAGAGGCCTGATTCAGTTCAAACTAGAGGGCAGCTGATGTGTGTAAGGGAGTTCTCACAGTTTTTGATTCCACTAAGGAACGTTTTTGCTTCTTGTGAGCCCAAAGCCCATGCCGTTACTCTTTCCCAGTACCTGATCCGACAGCGACATTTGCTTCATGGTTATGAGAGCAGACACCTCAAGTATGTGCCAAAACTTATTCATTTGGTTTGCAAACTGTTACTGGATTTGGCTGAAAACCGGCAAATGATAGAGGAGGAAGTAGTCGATTTACCAGATTTGTCAGCTGAAATTGAAGAGGCTGTTTCCCAGTTAGATAACACAGACCTTGATGAAGAGTTAATAAGGCACAACAGTAACACCTCACAGCCATTCTTCCACTCAGGATCAACTGCCCTTCATTTAGGCAGTCGTGAACATGATTTTCTTTGGAagaagaggaatgttgacaaCCTTCAGCCTCTTAGTCATACCAAACGGCGCATGAGCTACAGTGACTCAGATTTAAGGAGAGCTGTATATGTCTCTGAGCATGGAGAGACCGTGTGGTCAGTGCCCGTGCAAGTGTCACTCTGCAACAAAATAAACCAAAAGAATGAAGAGGATAGTAAAACTCTCCAGTCAGAGATAAACAAAGAAATGTTAGTTCGAAATACATTAACTTTCTGGAGTCAAGGTAAATTTAATTTAGATGGGAAAGGAGGTAGTTCTCCACTTTGCAATAGAAAGAGACGTTCTAAAGGAGTAAGGCGCAGTAGAACATTTTCTTCAGGACTTAGATGTGATCgagaggaagaagatgaggaagaTGATGAAGAGCTACAAGCACTGAATTACAACATTCGCAGAAAATCTAGTATTTTTGGTAGGAGAACATTGTCTTCTGAGGATTCAGATTCTTCCAAAGCAGAGCTTGACAGCCGCGACTTTAGAGAACTCTGTGAATCAATCCCCCATATTGTTGTGCAGTCAGAATTAACTCTGGAGGGCCGAAGAATTTTAACAGCTAAAGCCCTTGCAGATCTAAATGAATTTATGGGGAAAGAAGTGGTGAATAGCAAGGTGGAAAAGTGGCAG AAAGAATTAAATTCTCAACTTGGAGCTTGGGAGAGGATATGTGCTGAGAGAGACCCTTTTATCCTCTGTAGTCTGATGTGGTCCTGGATAGAACAACTGAAAGAGCCCATCGTAACTAAAGATGATATTGATCTACTTGCTAAAAATTGCATAGACTCTCAAGAAGGACTTAAAATGCTAGAAAAA GGAAAATATCATACTgtgttatgtattttaaaatgtgtagtGAATTTACGGACAATACCAAAAGACTTGGAAGAACTTCTTCTTGACCGTGCCATCAAAGCATTCACAAAG ATGAATTCTGATTCTGAGGGTGGCCCGTATGTTTACAACACTCTAAAGAAGGTTTTCAAACAGATACTGGAACACCAAAGACAAAACTGCCCAGAAGAAGCAGGAAAGTCTGTCTGA
- the PTPDC1 gene encoding protein tyrosine phosphatase domain-containing protein 1 isoform X4 produces the protein MQCSMSCGGRGCKYENPNRWSEEEQAVKGLYSSWVTDNILAMSRPSTEIIQKYDIIEQFQRCDIKTVINLQRPGEHASCGYPLEQDSGFTYRPEVFMEAGIYFYNFGWKDYGVASFTTILDMVKVMTFALQEGRVAIHCHAGLGRTGVLIACYLVFATRMTADQAIVYVRTKRPDSVQTRGQLMCVREFSQFLIPLRNVFASCEPKAHAVTLSQYLIRQRHLLHGYESRHLKYVPKLIHLVCKLLLDLAENRQMIEEEVVDLPDLSAEIEEAVSQLDNTDLDEELIRHNSNTSQPFFHSGSTALHLGSREHDFLWKKRNVDNLQPLSHTKRRMSYSDSDLRRAVYVSEHGETVWSVPVQVSLCNKINQKNEEDSKTLQSEINKEMLVRNTLTFWSQGKFNLDGKGGSSPLCNRKRRSKGVRRSRTFSSGLRCDREEEDEEDDEELQALNYNIRRKSSIFGRRTLSSEDSDSSKAELDSRDFRELCESIPHIVVQSELTLEGRRILTAKALADLNEFMGKEVVNSKVEKWQKELNSQLGAWERICAERDPFILCSLMWSWIEQLKEPIVTKDDIDLLAKNCIDSQEGLKMLEKGKYHTVLCILKCVVNLRTIPKDLEELLLDRAIKAFTKMNSDSEGGPYVYNTLKKVFKQILEHQRQNCPEEAGKSV, from the exons ATGCAGTGCTCCATGTCATGTGGTGGCCGTGGTTGCAAATATGAAAATCCAAACAGGTGGAGTGAGGAGGAACAGGCTGTTAAAGGTCTTTACTCATCCTG GGTAACAGATAATATATTAGCCATGTCTCGACCCTCGACAGAAATTATTCAGAAGTATGATATCATTGAGCAGTTCCAAAG ATGTgacataaaaacagtaattaaccTTCAGCGTCCTGGGGAACATGCTAGCTGCGGGTATCCACTGGAACAAGACAGTGGTTTCACTTACCGTCCTGAAGTTTTCATGGAGGCGGGAA TTTATTTTTATAACTTTGGATGGAAGGATTATGGTGTGGCTTCTTTCACTACTATCCTCGATATGGTAAAAGTGATGACTTTTGCCTTACAGGAAGGAAGGGTAGCTATTCATTGCCATGCTGGACTTGGCCGAACAG GTGTTTTAATAGCTTGTTACTTGGTTTTTGCAACCAGAATGACCGCAGATCAAGCAATTGTTTATGTTAGGACAAAGAGGCCTGATTCAGTTCAAACTAGAGGGCAGCTGATGTGTGTAAGGGAGTTCTCACAGTTTTTGATTCCACTAAGGAACGTTTTTGCTTCTTGTGAGCCCAAAGCCCATGCCGTTACTCTTTCCCAGTACCTGATCCGACAGCGACATTTGCTTCATGGTTATGAGAGCAGACACCTCAAGTATGTGCCAAAACTTATTCATTTGGTTTGCAAACTGTTACTGGATTTGGCTGAAAACCGGCAAATGATAGAGGAGGAAGTAGTCGATTTACCAGATTTGTCAGCTGAAATTGAAGAGGCTGTTTCCCAGTTAGATAACACAGACCTTGATGAAGAGTTAATAAGGCACAACAGTAACACCTCACAGCCATTCTTCCACTCAGGATCAACTGCCCTTCATTTAGGCAGTCGTGAACATGATTTTCTTTGGAagaagaggaatgttgacaaCCTTCAGCCTCTTAGTCATACCAAACGGCGCATGAGCTACAGTGACTCAGATTTAAGGAGAGCTGTATATGTCTCTGAGCATGGAGAGACCGTGTGGTCAGTGCCCGTGCAAGTGTCACTCTGCAACAAAATAAACCAAAAGAATGAAGAGGATAGTAAAACTCTCCAGTCAGAGATAAACAAAGAAATGTTAGTTCGAAATACATTAACTTTCTGGAGTCAAGGTAAATTTAATTTAGATGGGAAAGGAGGTAGTTCTCCACTTTGCAATAGAAAGAGACGTTCTAAAGGAGTAAGGCGCAGTAGAACATTTTCTTCAGGACTTAGATGTGATCgagaggaagaagatgaggaagaTGATGAAGAGCTACAAGCACTGAATTACAACATTCGCAGAAAATCTAGTATTTTTGGTAGGAGAACATTGTCTTCTGAGGATTCAGATTCTTCCAAAGCAGAGCTTGACAGCCGCGACTTTAGAGAACTCTGTGAATCAATCCCCCATATTGTTGTGCAGTCAGAATTAACTCTGGAGGGCCGAAGAATTTTAACAGCTAAAGCCCTTGCAGATCTAAATGAATTTATGGGGAAAGAAGTGGTGAATAGCAAGGTGGAAAAGTGGCAG AAAGAATTAAATTCTCAACTTGGAGCTTGGGAGAGGATATGTGCTGAGAGAGACCCTTTTATCCTCTGTAGTCTGATGTGGTCCTGGATAGAACAACTGAAAGAGCCCATCGTAACTAAAGATGATATTGATCTACTTGCTAAAAATTGCATAGACTCTCAAGAAGGACTTAAAATGCTAGAAAAA GGAAAATATCATACTgtgttatgtattttaaaatgtgtagtGAATTTACGGACAATACCAAAAGACTTGGAAGAACTTCTTCTTGACCGTGCCATCAAAGCATTCACAAAG ATGAATTCTGATTCTGAGGGTGGCCCGTATGTTTACAACACTCTAAAGAAGGTTTTCAAACAGATACTGGAACACCAAAGACAAAACTGCCCAGAAGAAGCAGGAAAGTCTGTCTGA
- the PTPDC1 gene encoding protein tyrosine phosphatase domain-containing protein 1 isoform X5, with product MSRPSTEIIQKYDIIEQFQRCDIKTVINLQRPGEHASCGYPLEQDSGFTYRPEVFMEAGIYFYNFGWKDYGVASFTTILDMVKVMTFALQEGRVAIHCHAGLGRTGVLIACYLVFATRMTADQAIVYVRTKRPDSVQTRGQLMCVREFSQFLIPLRNVFASCEPKAHAVTLSQYLIRQRHLLHGYESRHLKYVPKLIHLVCKLLLDLAENRQMIEEEVVDLPDLSAEIEEAVSQLDNTDLDEELIRHNSNTSQPFFHSGSTALHLGSREHDFLWKKRNVDNLQPLSHTKRRMSYSDSDLRRAVYVSEHGETVWSVPVQVSLCNKINQKNEEDSKTLQSEINKEMLVRNTLTFWSQGKFNLDGKGGSSPLCNRKRRSKGVRRSRTFSSGLRCDREEEDEEDDEELQALNYNIRRKSSIFGRRTLSSEDSDSSKAELDSRDFRELCESIPHIVVQSELTLEGRRILTAKALADLNEFMGKEVVNSKVEKWQKELNSQLGAWERICAERDPFILCSLMWSWIEQLKEPIVTKDDIDLLAKNCIDSQEGLKMLEKGKYHTVLCILKCVVNLRTIPKDLEELLLDRAIKAFTKMNSDSEGGPYVYNTLKKVFKQILEHQRQNCPEEAGKSV from the exons ATGTCTCGACCCTCGACAGAAATTATTCAGAAGTATGATATCATTGAGCAGTTCCAAAG ATGTgacataaaaacagtaattaaccTTCAGCGTCCTGGGGAACATGCTAGCTGCGGGTATCCACTGGAACAAGACAGTGGTTTCACTTACCGTCCTGAAGTTTTCATGGAGGCGGGAA TTTATTTTTATAACTTTGGATGGAAGGATTATGGTGTGGCTTCTTTCACTACTATCCTCGATATGGTAAAAGTGATGACTTTTGCCTTACAGGAAGGAAGGGTAGCTATTCATTGCCATGCTGGACTTGGCCGAACAG GTGTTTTAATAGCTTGTTACTTGGTTTTTGCAACCAGAATGACCGCAGATCAAGCAATTGTTTATGTTAGGACAAAGAGGCCTGATTCAGTTCAAACTAGAGGGCAGCTGATGTGTGTAAGGGAGTTCTCACAGTTTTTGATTCCACTAAGGAACGTTTTTGCTTCTTGTGAGCCCAAAGCCCATGCCGTTACTCTTTCCCAGTACCTGATCCGACAGCGACATTTGCTTCATGGTTATGAGAGCAGACACCTCAAGTATGTGCCAAAACTTATTCATTTGGTTTGCAAACTGTTACTGGATTTGGCTGAAAACCGGCAAATGATAGAGGAGGAAGTAGTCGATTTACCAGATTTGTCAGCTGAAATTGAAGAGGCTGTTTCCCAGTTAGATAACACAGACCTTGATGAAGAGTTAATAAGGCACAACAGTAACACCTCACAGCCATTCTTCCACTCAGGATCAACTGCCCTTCATTTAGGCAGTCGTGAACATGATTTTCTTTGGAagaagaggaatgttgacaaCCTTCAGCCTCTTAGTCATACCAAACGGCGCATGAGCTACAGTGACTCAGATTTAAGGAGAGCTGTATATGTCTCTGAGCATGGAGAGACCGTGTGGTCAGTGCCCGTGCAAGTGTCACTCTGCAACAAAATAAACCAAAAGAATGAAGAGGATAGTAAAACTCTCCAGTCAGAGATAAACAAAGAAATGTTAGTTCGAAATACATTAACTTTCTGGAGTCAAGGTAAATTTAATTTAGATGGGAAAGGAGGTAGTTCTCCACTTTGCAATAGAAAGAGACGTTCTAAAGGAGTAAGGCGCAGTAGAACATTTTCTTCAGGACTTAGATGTGATCgagaggaagaagatgaggaagaTGATGAAGAGCTACAAGCACTGAATTACAACATTCGCAGAAAATCTAGTATTTTTGGTAGGAGAACATTGTCTTCTGAGGATTCAGATTCTTCCAAAGCAGAGCTTGACAGCCGCGACTTTAGAGAACTCTGTGAATCAATCCCCCATATTGTTGTGCAGTCAGAATTAACTCTGGAGGGCCGAAGAATTTTAACAGCTAAAGCCCTTGCAGATCTAAATGAATTTATGGGGAAAGAAGTGGTGAATAGCAAGGTGGAAAAGTGGCAG AAAGAATTAAATTCTCAACTTGGAGCTTGGGAGAGGATATGTGCTGAGAGAGACCCTTTTATCCTCTGTAGTCTGATGTGGTCCTGGATAGAACAACTGAAAGAGCCCATCGTAACTAAAGATGATATTGATCTACTTGCTAAAAATTGCATAGACTCTCAAGAAGGACTTAAAATGCTAGAAAAA GGAAAATATCATACTgtgttatgtattttaaaatgtgtagtGAATTTACGGACAATACCAAAAGACTTGGAAGAACTTCTTCTTGACCGTGCCATCAAAGCATTCACAAAG ATGAATTCTGATTCTGAGGGTGGCCCGTATGTTTACAACACTCTAAAGAAGGTTTTCAAACAGATACTGGAACACCAAAGACAAAACTGCCCAGAAGAAGCAGGAAAGTCTGTCTGA